A DNA window from Streptomyces parvus contains the following coding sequences:
- a CDS encoding biotin/lipoate A/B protein ligase family protein, with the protein MHGEYKVPGGKLVVVDLEVAGGALRDVRVAGDFFLEPDEAILAIDAALEGAPATTDTAGLTARIEAALPDSTVMLGLSAEGVAIAVRRALAQATEWSDYDWQLIHDAPQSPALHMALDEVITAEVAAGLRPPTLRVWEWDSPAVIIGSFQSLRNEVDPAGVERHGVDVVRRISGGGAMFAEPSSTITYSLAVPQALVSGLSFADSYAYLDDWVLEALADMGIKAWYQPLNDIATDVGKIAGAAQKRVVGPDGGPGAVLHHVTMAYDIDADKMLEVLRIGKEKMSDKGTRSAKKRVDPLRRQTGLPRQVVIERMIDSFRRRHGLTTGSVTDAELARAEELVRTKFATPGWTARVP; encoded by the coding sequence GTGCACGGTGAGTACAAGGTTCCCGGCGGCAAGCTGGTCGTGGTGGACCTGGAGGTGGCGGGCGGGGCGCTGCGGGACGTCCGGGTCGCCGGGGACTTCTTCCTCGAACCGGACGAGGCGATCCTCGCGATCGACGCGGCTCTGGAGGGAGCCCCCGCCACCACCGACACCGCCGGGCTCACGGCCCGGATCGAGGCGGCGCTGCCCGACTCCACGGTGATGCTGGGACTGAGCGCGGAGGGCGTCGCCATCGCCGTACGCCGGGCGCTGGCGCAGGCCACGGAGTGGAGCGACTACGACTGGCAGCTGATCCACGACGCGCCTCAGTCGCCCGCGCTGCACATGGCGCTGGACGAGGTGATCACCGCCGAGGTGGCGGCGGGGCTGCGGCCGCCGACCCTGCGGGTCTGGGAGTGGGACTCCCCCGCCGTGATCATCGGCAGCTTCCAGTCGCTGCGCAACGAGGTGGACCCGGCGGGGGTGGAGCGCCACGGCGTGGACGTCGTACGCCGGATCTCGGGCGGCGGCGCGATGTTCGCCGAGCCCAGCTCCACCATCACGTACTCGCTCGCGGTGCCGCAGGCGCTGGTGTCGGGGCTGTCCTTCGCCGACAGTTACGCCTACCTGGACGACTGGGTGCTGGAAGCCCTCGCGGACATGGGCATCAAGGCCTGGTACCAGCCGCTCAACGACATCGCCACCGACGTCGGCAAGATCGCGGGGGCCGCGCAGAAGCGGGTGGTCGGGCCGGACGGCGGGCCGGGGGCCGTGCTGCACCACGTGACGATGGCGTACGACATCGACGCCGACAAGATGCTGGAGGTGCTCCGCATCGGCAAGGAGAAGATGTCGGACAAGGGCACCCGGTCGGCGAAGAAGCGCGTGGACCCGCTGCGGCGCCAGACCGGACTGCCGCGCCAGGTGGTGATCGAGCGGATGATCGACTCGTTCCGCAGGCGGCACGGCCTCACCACCGGAAGCGTGACCGACGCCGAGCTGGCCCGCGCCGAGGAGCTCGTACGGACCAAGTTCGCCACGCCGGGGTGGACGGCCCGGGTGCCGTAG
- the cobF gene encoding precorrin-6A synthase (deacetylating), whose product MAGTSDAPRHILVIGMGAGDPDHLTLAAVKAMRRADVFFVLGKGKEKESLTRLRRDLLDEHLTGPYRVVEAGDPWRDRTQDDAARYTSAVHDWRHRRADICERLIIEELAPGQCGAFLVWGDPALYDSTLAILDDIRGRGTVEFGHEVIPGISSVSALAARHRVTLNQVGRPLRITPGRRLAQGFPEDDGDIVVMLDGHETFSCLTGRGLWIHWGAYIGTPDEILVSGPLDEVADEISRLRAEARERHGWIMDTYLLRQGPRGEKAAGDEGAAGRPAEGADGSVGGPLG is encoded by the coding sequence ATGGCAGGCACCAGCGATGCACCCCGGCACATCCTGGTCATCGGTATGGGCGCCGGCGACCCCGACCATCTGACCCTCGCCGCGGTGAAGGCCATGCGCCGGGCCGACGTCTTCTTCGTGCTCGGCAAGGGCAAGGAGAAGGAGTCCCTGACCCGGCTGCGGCGCGACCTCCTCGACGAGCACCTCACGGGCCCCTACCGCGTGGTGGAGGCCGGCGACCCGTGGCGCGACCGCACCCAGGACGATGCCGCGCGCTACACCTCCGCCGTGCACGACTGGCGCCACCGCCGCGCCGACATCTGCGAACGCCTGATCATCGAGGAGCTCGCACCGGGGCAGTGCGGAGCCTTCCTGGTGTGGGGCGACCCGGCCCTGTACGACAGCACGCTCGCGATCCTCGACGACATCCGGGGGCGCGGCACGGTGGAATTCGGCCATGAGGTGATCCCCGGCATCAGCAGCGTCTCCGCCCTCGCCGCCCGGCACCGCGTCACCCTGAACCAGGTCGGCCGCCCCCTTCGCATCACCCCCGGCAGACGGTTGGCCCAGGGCTTCCCCGAGGACGACGGCGACATCGTCGTGATGCTCGACGGCCATGAGACGTTCAGCTGTCTGACGGGCCGGGGCCTGTGGATCCACTGGGGCGCGTACATCGGCACCCCCGACGAGATCCTGGTCTCCGGCCCGCTCGACGAGGTGGCCGACGAGATCAGCCGCCTGCGCGCGGAGGCCCGCGAACGGCACGGCTGGATCATGGACACCTATCTGCTGCGGCAGGGGCCGCGCGGCGAGAAGGCGGCGGGCGACGAGGGGGCGGCGGGCCGCCCGGCGGAAGGCGCGGACGGTTCGGTGGGCGGCCCGCTCGGCTGA
- the metE gene encoding 5-methyltetrahydropteroyltriglutamate--homocysteine S-methyltransferase, translating to MTAKPPAAAARATVYGYPRQGRNRELKKAVEGYWKGRVSADALRQTAAELRRAAWQQLAEAGVHEVPTGDFSYYDHVLDTSVMAGAVPERHRDAVRADALDGYFAMARGTQDVAPLEMTKWFDTNYHYLVPELGPDTVFAADSAKQVAEFKEALALGHTPRPVLVGPVTYLLLAKAAPGVAAGFEPLTLLDRLLPVYAEVLADLRAAGAEWVQLDEPALVQDRTPAELNAAARAYRELGGVTDRPKLLVASYFGRLGEALAVLAKAPVDGLALDFTGTGAGNLDDLVAAGGLPGKRLVAGVVNGRNIWINDYEKSLATLGTLLGLADHVEVSASCSLLHVPLDAEAERDIDPQIARWLSFARQKTEEIVVLARGLASGTDAIAAELAANRADLASRTDAAITRDPAVRARTAAITDADGRRSQPYAERTAAQRAHLGLPLLPTTTIGSFPQTTELRTARADLRAGRIDRAGYEERIKDEIREVLAFQEKAGLDVLVHGEPERNDMVQYFAEQLTGCLATQHGWVQSYGTRYVRPPVLAGDISRPGPMTVRWTAYAQSLTERPVKGMLTGPVTMLAWSFVRDDQPLGETARQVALALRDEVDDLEANGTSVIQVDEPALRETLPLRAADHAAYLEWATESFRLATAGVRPETQIHTHMCYAEFGDIVQAIDDLDADVVSLEAARSHMQVARELAAHGYPREAGPGVYDIHSPRIPSTEEAAALLRKGLEAIPAKRLWVNPDCGLKTRGWPETRASLENLVAAARKVRAELPS from the coding sequence GTGACAGCGAAGCCCCCAGCCGCGGCAGCACGGGCCACCGTGTACGGCTACCCCCGCCAGGGTCGGAACCGTGAACTGAAGAAGGCCGTCGAGGGCTACTGGAAGGGCCGCGTCAGCGCCGACGCCCTCCGGCAGACCGCCGCGGAACTGCGCCGCGCAGCCTGGCAGCAGCTCGCCGAGGCCGGCGTCCACGAAGTCCCGACCGGTGACTTCTCGTACTACGACCATGTCCTGGACACCAGCGTCATGGCCGGCGCCGTCCCCGAGCGGCACCGCGACGCGGTCCGCGCCGACGCCCTCGACGGCTACTTCGCCATGGCCCGCGGCACGCAGGACGTCGCGCCGCTGGAGATGACGAAGTGGTTCGACACCAACTACCACTACCTCGTACCCGAGTTGGGGCCGGACACGGTGTTCGCCGCCGACTCCGCCAAGCAGGTCGCCGAGTTCAAGGAGGCCCTCGCGCTCGGCCACACCCCGCGTCCGGTCCTCGTCGGCCCCGTCACCTACCTCCTGCTCGCCAAGGCGGCCCCCGGTGTGGCCGCCGGCTTCGAGCCGCTCACCCTGCTGGACCGGCTCCTGCCCGTGTACGCCGAAGTCCTCGCCGACCTGCGTGCGGCGGGCGCCGAGTGGGTGCAGCTGGACGAGCCCGCCCTCGTCCAGGACCGCACCCCCGCCGAGCTGAACGCCGCCGCCCGCGCCTACCGCGAGCTCGGCGGAGTCACCGACCGGCCCAAGCTGCTGGTCGCCTCCTACTTCGGGCGGCTCGGCGAGGCGCTGGCGGTCCTGGCCAAGGCCCCCGTCGACGGGCTCGCGCTCGACTTCACCGGGACCGGCGCGGGCAACCTGGACGACCTCGTGGCCGCCGGCGGGCTGCCCGGCAAGCGGCTGGTCGCAGGCGTCGTCAACGGCCGCAACATCTGGATCAACGACTACGAGAAGTCCCTCGCCACCCTCGGCACCCTGCTCGGCCTCGCCGACCACGTCGAGGTCTCCGCCTCCTGCTCCCTGCTGCACGTCCCGCTGGACGCGGAGGCCGAGCGCGACATCGACCCGCAGATCGCCCGCTGGCTCTCCTTCGCCCGGCAGAAGACCGAGGAGATCGTCGTCCTGGCCCGCGGTCTGGCCTCCGGCACGGACGCCATCGCGGCCGAACTCGCCGCCAACCGGGCCGATCTGGCCTCCCGCACCGATGCCGCGATCACCCGCGACCCGGCCGTACGCGCCCGTACGGCGGCCATCACCGACGCGGACGGCCGCCGATCCCAGCCGTACGCCGAGCGGACCGCAGCGCAGCGCGCCCACCTCGGGCTGCCGCTGCTGCCGACCACCACCATCGGCTCCTTCCCGCAGACCACCGAACTGCGCACCGCACGGGCGGACCTGAGGGCGGGACGGATCGACCGGGCCGGGTACGAGGAGCGCATCAAGGACGAGATCCGCGAGGTGCTCGCCTTCCAGGAGAAGGCCGGGCTCGACGTCCTCGTGCACGGCGAGCCCGAACGCAACGACATGGTGCAGTACTTCGCCGAACAGCTCACCGGCTGCCTCGCCACCCAGCACGGGTGGGTCCAGTCCTACGGCACCCGGTACGTCCGCCCGCCGGTCCTCGCCGGGGACATCTCGCGCCCCGGGCCGATGACGGTGCGCTGGACCGCGTATGCGCAGTCGCTCACCGAACGCCCGGTCAAGGGCATGCTCACCGGGCCGGTCACCATGCTCGCCTGGTCCTTCGTCCGCGACGACCAGCCGCTCGGCGAGACCGCCCGCCAGGTGGCCCTCGCCCTGCGGGACGAGGTCGACGACCTGGAGGCGAACGGCACGTCGGTGATCCAGGTCGACGAGCCGGCGCTGCGCGAGACGCTCCCGCTGCGCGCCGCCGACCACGCCGCTTACCTGGAGTGGGCGACGGAGTCCTTCCGGCTGGCCACCGCCGGTGTGCGGCCGGAGACCCAGATCCACACCCACATGTGCTACGCCGAGTTCGGCGACATCGTGCAGGCCATCGACGACCTCGACGCCGACGTCGTCAGCCTGGAAGCCGCCCGCTCCCACATGCAGGTCGCCCGCGAACTGGCCGCCCACGGCTACCCGCGCGAGGCCGGACCCGGCGTCTACGACATCCACTCCCCTCGCATCCCCAGCACCGAGGAGGCAGCGGCCCTGCTGCGCAAGGGGCTTGAGGCCATCCCGGCGAAACGGCTGTGGGTGAACCCCGACTGCGGCCTGAAGACCCGTGGCTGGCCCGAGACCCGGGCCTCCCTGGAGAACCTGGTCGCCGCCGCGCGGAAGGTCCGTGCGGAGCTGCCATCCTGA
- a CDS encoding aminotransferase class V-fold PLP-dependent enzyme codes for MPPAPLPTPGEPPVERGGLGASAGTPSSPGAQGVRGGLVAGGAHGPEHLRALSTLVLNVLGDAARTRGGPLPAGGPDAVARSTRALCSPVLPEEGVGPEAALGDVVRAVAEGAADPADPACVAHLHCPPLAVAVAAELAGAALNPSMDSWDQAPAAGVIEDLTTAALARLVHPTAPAPDALITSGGTESNLVALLLARERAAGGPLRVVTGANAHHSVHRAAWMLGLPAPTVVACHEGRIDPDALDRALTGLAGSPLLVVATAGTTDEGRIDPLPEIARLAERHTAQLHVDAAYGGPLLFSERLAPQLAGLEHAATVTFDLHKLGWQPVAAGVLAVADAAMLAPLSLRADYLNADDDTEAGLPDLLGRSIRTTRRPDALKMAVTFRALGRRGLAELVEHCVRTAHEFGRAVDAHPRLRLRPGGIGISTVLFRPAVADVLPDEEGDAVVAAVRRTLLAEGRAVLGRAVAEDGDGRGRLWLKATLLHPNAATADLLPLLDLVTAAADRATSRPAADRGASEAPAAEDTEAPETERLSP; via the coding sequence ATGCCGCCTGCTCCGCTCCCGACCCCCGGTGAACCCCCCGTGGAACGCGGGGGGCTGGGCGCGAGCGCCGGCACGCCGTCGAGTCCCGGCGCTCAAGGCGTACGGGGAGGGCTCGTCGCGGGCGGTGCGCACGGGCCGGAGCACCTGCGGGCCCTCAGCACCCTCGTCCTAAACGTCTTGGGGGACGCCGCCCGGACCCGGGGCGGGCCGCTGCCCGCAGGAGGGCCCGACGCCGTGGCGCGGAGCACCCGCGCCCTCTGCTCCCCGGTCCTGCCGGAGGAGGGCGTCGGCCCCGAGGCCGCGCTAGGGGACGTCGTGCGCGCGGTCGCGGAAGGGGCGGCGGACCCGGCCGACCCCGCCTGCGTCGCCCATCTGCACTGCCCGCCGCTCGCCGTGGCCGTCGCGGCAGAGCTGGCGGGGGCGGCCCTCAACCCCTCCATGGACTCCTGGGACCAGGCGCCCGCCGCCGGGGTGATCGAGGACCTGACCACGGCCGCCCTGGCCCGGCTCGTCCACCCGACGGCACCCGCCCCCGATGCGCTCATCACCAGTGGCGGCACCGAATCCAACCTGGTCGCCCTGCTCCTCGCCCGGGAACGGGCGGCAGGCGGCCCGCTGCGGGTGGTCACCGGTGCCAACGCCCACCACAGCGTCCACCGCGCCGCCTGGATGCTCGGCCTGCCCGCCCCCACGGTGGTCGCCTGCCACGAGGGCCGGATCGACCCGGACGCCCTCGACCGCGCCCTGACCGGCCTCGCCGGATCGCCGCTCCTGGTCGTCGCGACCGCCGGGACCACCGACGAGGGGCGCATCGACCCGCTCCCGGAGATCGCTCGCCTCGCCGAACGGCACACCGCCCAGCTCCACGTCGATGCCGCGTACGGCGGTCCGCTGCTGTTCAGTGAGCGCCTGGCTCCCCAGCTCGCGGGCCTGGAGCACGCCGCCACCGTCACGTTCGACCTGCACAAACTCGGCTGGCAGCCGGTCGCCGCCGGTGTGCTGGCGGTCGCCGACGCCGCGATGCTCGCCCCGCTGTCCCTGCGCGCCGACTACCTGAACGCCGACGACGACACCGAGGCCGGGCTCCCGGATCTGCTGGGCCGCTCGATCCGCACCACCCGTCGCCCCGACGCCCTGAAGATGGCGGTCACCTTCCGGGCGCTCGGTCGCCGGGGACTCGCGGAACTGGTCGAGCACTGTGTGCGGACGGCGCACGAGTTCGGCCGGGCCGTCGACGCGCACCCCCGGCTCCGCCTGCGCCCCGGGGGGATCGGGATCAGCACCGTGCTGTTCCGCCCCGCCGTGGCGGACGTGCTGCCCGACGAGGAGGGCGACGCCGTGGTGGCCGCGGTCCGCCGCACCCTGCTCGCCGAGGGGCGGGCCGTCCTCGGCCGTGCGGTGGCGGAGGACGGCGACGGCCGCGGCCGCCTCTGGCTGAAGGCCACCCTGCTGCACCCGAACGCCGCGACGGCCGACCTGCTCCCGCTGCTCGACCTCGTCACGGCGGCGGCGGACCGTGCCACGAGCCGACCGGCCGCGGACCGTGGAGCGAGCGAAGCCCCGGCGGCCGAAGATACCGAGGCTCCCGAGACGGAAAGGCTGTCGCCATGA
- a CDS encoding lysine N(6)-hydroxylase/L-ornithine N(5)-oxygenase family protein translates to MTPGPRTPPLDLLGVGAGPFNLSLAALADGVPGLRTAFHEQRAAFHWHPGLLIEGATLQVPFLADLVSLVEPTSPWSYLNYIKIRRRLFPFYFAERFHIHRSEFDDYLRWVSTELPSTRFGHRVDTIAWDPGQGAFAVEFTRLGPDGETSTSGLTHACNLALGVGTAPHVPEPLRELVRDPASVVLHSADYLAQRDRLLAARHITVVGSGQSGAEVLLDLLRSRPQGAEGLTWLARTPAFAPMEYSKIGLEQFTPDYTRYFHGLPQATRDRLLPRQWQLYKGVSGDTLGDIHDELYRRSLGGEWPDVTLTPGIEVTGAATTGAGRIELSVEHGQQEARGRLVTDAVVLATGYRERPVDTMLAALDPYVVRDEAGRPQVDAAQRLVLAPEIAGSVFVQNAERHTHGVGTPDLGLAAWRSAVIVNALTGKEFYPLPERTAFTTFGLGTQDRDDRDRDARDPSARPAEERR, encoded by the coding sequence ATGACACCCGGACCGCGCACGCCGCCCCTCGATCTGCTGGGGGTGGGGGCAGGGCCCTTCAACCTCTCGCTCGCCGCACTGGCCGACGGCGTTCCCGGGCTGCGCACCGCCTTTCACGAGCAGCGCGCCGCGTTCCACTGGCACCCCGGGCTGCTCATCGAGGGCGCGACCCTGCAAGTGCCTTTCCTGGCGGACCTGGTGAGCCTCGTGGAGCCCACCAGCCCCTGGTCGTACCTGAATTACATCAAGATCCGTCGCAGGCTCTTCCCGTTCTACTTCGCCGAGCGGTTCCACATCCACCGCTCGGAGTTCGACGACTATCTGCGCTGGGTGAGCACCGAACTGCCCTCCACCCGTTTCGGACACCGCGTCGACACGATCGCCTGGGACCCCGGGCAAGGCGCGTTCGCCGTGGAGTTCACCCGGCTCGGCCCCGACGGGGAGACGTCCACGAGCGGGCTGACCCATGCCTGCAACCTCGCCCTCGGCGTCGGCACGGCACCCCATGTCCCCGAACCGCTGCGGGAGCTGGTCCGCGACCCGGCCTCCGTCGTCCTGCACTCGGCGGACTATCTCGCCCAGCGGGACCGGCTGCTGGCCGCCCGCCACATCACCGTCGTCGGCTCGGGCCAGTCGGGCGCCGAAGTCCTGCTGGACCTGCTGCGGTCGAGACCCCAGGGGGCGGAGGGGCTGACCTGGCTGGCCCGCACGCCGGCCTTCGCGCCCATGGAGTACAGCAAGATCGGCCTGGAACAGTTCACCCCCGACTACACCCGCTACTTCCACGGCCTCCCGCAGGCCACCCGGGACCGGCTGCTGCCCCGCCAGTGGCAGTTGTACAAGGGCGTCAGCGGGGACACGCTCGGGGACATCCACGACGAGCTGTACCGGCGCAGCCTCGGCGGCGAGTGGCCGGATGTCACGCTCACGCCCGGCATCGAGGTCACCGGCGCCGCGACCACGGGGGCAGGGCGGATCGAGCTGAGCGTCGAGCACGGTCAGCAGGAGGCGCGGGGCCGACTCGTCACGGACGCCGTCGTGCTCGCCACCGGCTACCGGGAGCGCCCCGTCGACACCATGCTCGCCGCCCTCGACCCGTACGTCGTCCGCGACGAGGCGGGGCGTCCGCAGGTCGACGCGGCCCAACGGCTCGTGCTCGCACCGGAGATCGCCGGTTCCGTCTTCGTGCAGAACGCCGAACGGCACACGCACGGCGTCGGCACACCTGACCTGGGCCTGGCCGCCTGGCGGTCCGCCGTCATCGTCAACGCGCTGACGGGCAAGGAGTTCTACCCGCTCCCGGAGCGCACGGCGTTCACCACGTTCGGCCTCGGCACGCAGGACCGGGACGACCGGGACCGTGACGCCCGGGATCCGTCGGCACGTCCGGCCGAAGAACGACGCTGA
- a CDS encoding electron transfer flavoprotein subunit alpha/FixB family protein: MAEVLVLVDHVDGAVRKPTLELLTLARRIGDPVAVALGAGAEATAGVLGEHGAVKVLVSDAPEFADYLVVPKVDALQAAFEAVSPAAVLVVSSAEGKEVAARLALRIGSGIITDATDLEAGDGGPVATQAVFAASYTTKSRVSRGVPVITVKPNSAPVEPAAAAGAVEALAVSFGEGSTGTKVVSRTARESTGRPELTEAAIVVSGGRGVNGAENFPLIEALADSLGAAVGASRAAVDAGWYPHTSQVGQTGKSVSPQLYIASGISGAIQHRAGMQTSKTIVAINKDAEAPIFELVDYGVIGDLFTVVPQLTEEINTRKG, from the coding sequence ATGGCTGAAGTTCTGGTTCTGGTCGATCATGTGGATGGTGCGGTCCGTAAGCCCACGCTGGAGCTGCTGACGCTGGCGCGTCGGATCGGTGACCCGGTGGCCGTGGCCCTGGGTGCGGGTGCCGAGGCGACTGCTGGTGTGCTGGGTGAGCACGGTGCGGTGAAGGTGCTGGTCTCCGACGCTCCGGAGTTCGCGGACTATCTGGTGGTGCCGAAGGTCGACGCGCTGCAGGCGGCGTTCGAGGCGGTGTCGCCGGCGGCGGTGCTGGTGGTGTCCTCGGCGGAGGGCAAGGAGGTCGCCGCGCGTCTCGCGCTGCGGATCGGTTCCGGGATCATCACCGATGCCACTGATCTGGAGGCCGGGGACGGGGGTCCGGTGGCGACGCAGGCGGTGTTCGCCGCTTCCTACACCACCAAGTCCCGGGTTTCCAGGGGTGTTCCGGTGATCACGGTGAAGCCGAACTCCGCTCCGGTCGAGCCGGCCGCCGCCGCGGGTGCGGTCGAGGCCCTGGCGGTCTCGTTCGGTGAGGGTTCGACGGGCACGAAGGTGGTCTCGCGGACGGCGCGGGAGTCGACCGGGCGCCCGGAGCTGACCGAGGCGGCGATCGTGGTCTCGGGTGGCCGTGGCGTCAACGGCGCGGAGAACTTCCCGCTGATCGAGGCGCTCGCGGACTCGCTGGGTGCCGCGGTGGGCGCGTCGCGTGCGGCGGTGGACGCGGGCTGGTACCCGCACACCTCGCAGGTCGGGCAGACGGGCAAGTCCGTCTCGCCGCAGCTGTACATCGCCTCGGGTATCTCCGGTGCGATCCAGCACCGGGCGGGGATGCAGACCTCGAAGACGATCGTCGCGATCAACAAGGACGCCGAGGCCCCGATCTTCGAACTCGTCGACTACGGCGTGATCGGTGACCTCTTCACGGTCGTTCCCCAGCTCACCGAGGAGATCAACACCCGCAAGGGCTGA
- a CDS encoding electron transfer flavoprotein subunit beta/FixA family protein, producing MSLRIVVCVKYVPDATGDRRFADDLTLDREDVDGLLSELDEYAVEQALQIADGADDAEITVVTVGPEDARDALRKALSMGADRAVHVEDDDLHGTDVMGTSLVLARAVEKTGYDLVICGMASTDGVMGVLPALLAERLGVPQVTLLSEVSVNEGVVTGRRDGDTATERLEASLPAVVSVTDQSGEARYPSFKGIMAAKKKPVESLDLEDLELEAGEVGLAGAWTAVDSATERPARTAGTIVKDEGEGAKQLAEFLAGQKFI from the coding sequence GTGAGCTTGAGGATCGTTGTCTGTGTGAAGTACGTGCCCGACGCGACCGGTGACCGGCGTTTCGCCGATGACCTGACGTTGGACCGTGAGGATGTCGACGGTCTGCTGTCGGAGCTGGACGAGTACGCGGTCGAGCAGGCGTTGCAGATCGCGGACGGGGCGGACGATGCGGAGATCACCGTGGTGACGGTGGGTCCGGAGGATGCCAGGGACGCGTTGCGCAAGGCGTTGTCGATGGGTGCGGACAGGGCGGTTCACGTCGAGGACGACGATCTGCACGGCACGGATGTGATGGGTACGTCGCTGGTGCTGGCGAGGGCGGTCGAGAAGACCGGTTACGACCTGGTGATCTGTGGTATGGCCTCGACGGACGGGGTGATGGGTGTGCTGCCGGCGCTGCTGGCGGAGCGGTTGGGTGTGCCGCAGGTGACGCTGCTGTCCGAGGTGTCGGTGAACGAGGGTGTGGTGACCGGGCGGCGTGACGGTGACACGGCGACCGAGCGGCTTGAGGCGTCGCTGCCGGCGGTGGTGTCGGTGACCGACCAGTCCGGTGAGGCGCGTTACCCCTCGTTCAAGGGGATCATGGCGGCGAAGAAGAAGCCGGTGGAGTCTTTGGATCTGGAGGATCTGGAGCTGGAGGCGGGCGAGGTGGGTCTGGCGGGTGCGTGGACGGCGGTCGATTCGGCGACCGAGCGTCCGGCGCGTACGGCGGGCACGATCGTGAAGGACGAGGGTGAGGGCGCGAAGCAGCTCGCCGAGTTCCTCGCGGGCCAGAAGTTCATCTGA
- a CDS encoding TetR family transcriptional regulator, whose amino-acid sequence MREVLAQAAFQLFLERGFEQTTVDDIVARAGVGRRSFFRYFPSKEDAVFPDHERCLAEMTEFLAAADDGDPVGAVSDAARIVLRMYAANPEFSVQRYRLTREVPGLRTYELSVVRRYEQTLAGHLRSRFGEDGDGALRAEVIAASVVAAHNNGLRLWLRSGGEGDPEAAVDRALALVREAWGRPAASAAPAAPEVSAVPAVPLAVSGDGDGEVVVMVARRGAPMWRVVQQIEAAVGEN is encoded by the coding sequence ATGCGGGAGGTGCTCGCACAGGCGGCCTTCCAGCTCTTCCTGGAGCGGGGCTTCGAGCAGACGACCGTGGACGACATCGTGGCGCGGGCCGGTGTGGGCCGGCGTTCGTTCTTCCGCTACTTCCCGTCGAAGGAGGACGCGGTCTTCCCGGACCATGAGCGCTGCCTCGCCGAGATGACCGAATTCCTGGCCGCCGCCGACGACGGCGATCCGGTCGGCGCGGTGTCCGACGCCGCGCGCATCGTGCTGCGGATGTACGCGGCCAACCCCGAGTTCTCCGTCCAGCGCTACCGGCTCACCCGCGAGGTGCCCGGACTGCGGACGTACGAGCTGTCCGTGGTGCGCCGCTACGAGCAGACCCTCGCCGGCCATCTGCGGAGCCGGTTCGGTGAGGACGGTGACGGGGCGTTGCGGGCCGAGGTGATCGCCGCGTCCGTGGTCGCCGCGCACAACAACGGGCTGCGGCTGTGGCTGCGTTCGGGCGGGGAGGGTGATCCCGAGGCGGCGGTCGACCGCGCGCTCGCCCTGGTGCGCGAGGCGTGGGGGCGGCCCGCCGCCTCCGCCGCCCCGGCTGCCCCGGAGGTCTCCGCCGTTCCGGCCGTCCCCCTTGCGGTCTCCGGCGACGGCGACGGTGAGGTGGTCGTGATGGTCGCGCGGAGGGGCGCTCCGATGTGGCGCGTCGTGCAGCAGATCGAGGCGGCCGTCGGCGAGAACTGA
- a CDS encoding Zn-ribbon domain-containing OB-fold protein encodes MGTVQKAHEECGLAYHRCRWCGTASFRRLLCPVCASSELEPERTTGHGVVVRTAVIHRYTEAARNESLVRFSEGFVFRCRIVGAAPHLVTVGARVRPVSGDEPETGEVVLELCEPPARQDWI; translated from the coding sequence ATGGGTACCGTCCAGAAGGCGCACGAGGAGTGCGGCCTCGCCTATCACCGCTGCCGCTGGTGCGGTACCGCCTCCTTCCGGCGGCTGCTGTGCCCGGTGTGCGCGTCCAGCGAACTGGAGCCCGAACGCACCACCGGCCACGGTGTGGTCGTCCGGACCGCCGTGATCCACCGCTACACCGAGGCGGCGCGCAACGAGTCCCTGGTCCGGTTCTCCGAAGGGTTCGTCTTCCGCTGCCGGATCGTGGGGGCGGCCCCGCACCTGGTGACGGTCGGGGCACGCGTCCGGCCCGTCTCCGGGGACGAGCCGGAGACGGGCGAGGTGGTGCTGGAACTCTGCGAGCCGCCCGCACGGCAGGACTGGATCTGA